One stretch of Pieris brassicae chromosome 8, ilPieBrab1.1, whole genome shotgun sequence DNA includes these proteins:
- the LOC123713359 gene encoding DNA-directed RNA polymerases I, II, and III subunit RPABC1 translates to MDDDAETYKLWRIRKTVMQLCHDRGYLVTQDELDQTLDQFKEQFGDKPSEKRPARSDLIVLVAHNDDPTDQMFVFFPDEAKIGIKTIKTYCTRMQEENIHRAIVVVQAGMTPSAKQSLVDMAPKYILEQFLESELLINITEHELVPEHIVLTPDEKQELLARYKLKENMLMRIQAGDPVARYFGLKRGQVVKIIRSSETAGRYISYRLVC, encoded by the exons ATGGACGATGATGCAGAAACTTATAAGTTGTGGAGAATCAGAAAAACCGTTATGCAG CTTTGTCATGACCGTGGATATCTCGTGACCCAAGATGAATTGGATCAAACTTTAGATCAATTTAAAGAACAATTTGGAGATAAACCAAG tgaGAAAAGGCCAGCTCGAAGTGATTTAATAGTTCTAGTAGCTCACAATGACGACCCCACTGACCAgatgtttgttttctttcccGATGAAGCAAAAATTGGTAtcaaaactataaaaacatattgtacAAGAATGCAAGAAGAAAATATTCATCGAGCTATTGTTGTTGTACAAGCAG GTATGACACCTTCGGCAAAACAATCACTGGTGGATATGGCACCAAAGTACATATTGGAGCAGTTCTTAGAATCAGAATTACTGATTAATATCACAGAACATGAGTTAGTTCCGGAACACATTGTACTTACACCTGATGAGAAGCAGGAACTCTTAGCTAGATA TaaattaaaggaaaacatGTTGATGCGAATACAAGCTGGAGACCCAGTAGCCAGATATTTCGGACTTAAAAGAGGACAG GTAGTGAAAATCATCCGATCATCAGAAACAGCTGGaagatatatatcttataGATTAGTTTGCTAa
- the LOC123713360 gene encoding leptin receptor gene-related protein isoform X1: MQVLEEKVRKNILERTVSETTRLHLGLVSLAFAGSIGMTFVILACALPQYKLWWPFFVVLFYILSPIPTMIARRSGNSAGGNNSPCMEAAVFITMGILVSSFALPIVLARAGVIFWGACYLTLAGNIIVFLTILGFFTIFDMDDSDYAMW; this comes from the exons atgcaagTATTAGAAGAAAAAGTACGGAAGAATATATTAGAAAGAACTGTTTCAGAAACAACTAGACTTCACCTAG GACTAGTGTCTTTAGCATTTGCGGGATCAATTGGAATGACATTTGTCATATTAGCATGTGCCTTACCACAATACAA ATTATGGTGGCCGTTCTTTGTTGTGTTGTTTTACATACTTTCCCCAATACCTACTATGATAGCCCGCCGTAGTGGTAATAGTGCAGGAGGCAACAACTCACCTTGCATGGAAGCTGCCGTTTTTATCACAATGGGAATTCTAGTCAGCTCCTTCGCTCTGCCCATTGTATTGGCTCGAGCAGGAGTG ATCTTTTGGGGAGCGTGTTATCTAACTCTAGCTGGCAACATTATAGTATTTCTCACTATTCTTGGTTTCTTCACAATCTTTGACATGGATGATTCAGATTATGCAATGTGGTGA
- the LOC123713360 gene encoding leptin receptor overlapping transcript-like 1 isoform X3, which translates to MAGIKGLVSLAFAGSIGMTFVILACALPQYKLWWPFFVVLFYILSPIPTMIARRSGNSAGGNNSPCMEAAVFITMGILVSSFALPIVLARAGVIFWGACYLTLAGNIIVFLTILGFFTIFDMDDSDYAMW; encoded by the exons ATGGCTGGAATCAAAG GACTAGTGTCTTTAGCATTTGCGGGATCAATTGGAATGACATTTGTCATATTAGCATGTGCCTTACCACAATACAA ATTATGGTGGCCGTTCTTTGTTGTGTTGTTTTACATACTTTCCCCAATACCTACTATGATAGCCCGCCGTAGTGGTAATAGTGCAGGAGGCAACAACTCACCTTGCATGGAAGCTGCCGTTTTTATCACAATGGGAATTCTAGTCAGCTCCTTCGCTCTGCCCATTGTATTGGCTCGAGCAGGAGTG ATCTTTTGGGGAGCGTGTTATCTAACTCTAGCTGGCAACATTATAGTATTTCTCACTATTCTTGGTTTCTTCACAATCTTTGACATGGATGATTCAGATTATGCAATGTGGTGA
- the LOC123713360 gene encoding leptin receptor gene-related protein isoform X2, translated as MQVLEEKVRKNILERTVSETTRLHLGLVSLAFAGSIGMTFVILACALPQYKLWWPFFVVLFYILSPIPTMIARRSGNSAGGNNSPCMEAAVFITMGILVSSFALPIVLARAGVIFWGACYLTLAGNIIVFLTILGFFTIFDMDDSDYAM; from the exons atgcaagTATTAGAAGAAAAAGTACGGAAGAATATATTAGAAAGAACTGTTTCAGAAACAACTAGACTTCACCTAG GACTAGTGTCTTTAGCATTTGCGGGATCAATTGGAATGACATTTGTCATATTAGCATGTGCCTTACCACAATACAA ATTATGGTGGCCGTTCTTTGTTGTGTTGTTTTACATACTTTCCCCAATACCTACTATGATAGCCCGCCGTAGTGGTAATAGTGCAGGAGGCAACAACTCACCTTGCATGGAAGCTGCCGTTTTTATCACAATGGGAATTCTAGTCAGCTCCTTCGCTCTGCCCATTGTATTGGCTCGAGCAGGAGTG ATCTTTTGGGGAGCGTGTTATCTAACTCTAGCTGGCAACATTATAGTATTTCTCACTATTCTTGGTTTCTTCACAATCTTTGACATGGATGATTCAGATTATGCAATGTG A
- the LOC123713619 gene encoding actin-related protein 3: MGDHLPACVIDVGTGYTKLGFAGNKEPQFIIPSAIAIKETAKVGDQSTRRMTKAVEDLDFFIGDEAFEATGYSVKYPVRHGLVEDWDLMERYIEQCIFKYLRAEPEDHHFLITEPPLNTPENREYLAEIMFESFNVPGLYIAVQAVLALAASWKSRTSAGRTFTGIVVDSGDGVTHIVPVAEGYVIGSCIKHIPIAGRNITSFIQSLLREREVGIPPEQSLETAKAIKERYSYICPDIAKEFAKYDSDPAKWMKKYTGINAITKNPFDVDVGYERFLGPEIFFHPEFSNADFTVPLNEMVDEVIQSCPIDVRRGLYGNIVLSGGSTMFRDFGRRLQRDIKRTVDARLKMSTMLSEGRITPKPIDVQVISHNMQRYAVWFGGSMLGSTPEFYQVCHSKQAYMEYGPSICRHNPVFGTMT, encoded by the coding sequence atggGTGATCATCTACCAGCATGTGTTATCGATGTGGGAACTGGTTACACTAAGTTGGGGTTCGCTGGAAACAAGGAACCGCAGTTTATCATTCCGTCAGCCATAGCGATAAAAGAAACAGCTAAAGTGGGTGACCAAAGCACTAGGCGTATGACTAAAGCCGTAGAAGATTTAGATTTCTTTATCGGAGACGAGGCATTTGAAGCCACAGGTTATTCCGTTAAATATCCGGTCCGACATGGTTTGGTTGAAGATTGGGATTTGATGGAAAGGTATATTGAACAatgcatatttaaatatctacgAGCTGAACCAGAGGATCACCACTTTTTGATAACAGAACCACCATTGAATACTCCCGAGAATAGGGAATATTTAGCTGAGATTATGTTTGAATCATTTAATGTCCCTGGTTTATATATTGCTGTTCAGGCTGTTCTTGCACTTGCCGCTTCCTGGAAATCTCGTACATCTGCAGGGCGCACTTTTACGGGCATTGTAGTAGACAGTGGTGATGGAGTGACTCATATAGTTCCTGTAGCTGAAGGATATGTCATTGGTTCATGTATTAAGCACATACCAATTGCAGGAAGAAATATCACATCATTTATTCAGTCACTGTTACGTGAAAGAGAAGTTGGTATACCACCTGAGCAAAGCTTGGAAACTGCTAAAGCTATTAAAGAAAGATACAGTTATATATGTCCTGATATTGCTAAGGAATTTGCAAAATATGATTCTGATCCAGCAAAATGgatgaaaaaatatacaggAATAAATGCGATCACAAAAAATCCATTTGATGTTGATGTAGGGTATGAACGTTTCTTGGGACCAGAAATTTTCTTCCATCCTGAGTTCTCAAATGCTGATTTTACTGTACCACTCAATGAGATGGTTGATGAAGTAATACAAAGTTGTCCAATTGATGTTAGGAGAGGGTTATATGGAAACATTGTGTTATCTGGCGGATCTACTATGTTCAGAGATTTCGGGCGCAGATTACAAAGAGATATTAAAAGGACTGTTGATGCTAGATTGAAGATGTCAACAATGCTATCTGAAGGACGCATAACACCCAAACCTATTGATGTTCAAGTAATTTCCCATAATATGCAGAGATATGCAGTATGGTTTGGGGGTAGTATGCTTGGGTCTACTCCAGAATTTTACCAAGTTTGTCACAGCAAACAAGCCTATATGGAATATGGCCCAAGCATTTGCCGCCACAACCCTGTCTTTGGTACCATGACATAA